From the genome of Pelosinus fermentans DSM 17108:
TGCCACCCCTCTCAAGAGGGGAATAGAAAAAGCGGCAATTAATAATGAATGGGAAGTGTACAAAAATATAGGGAGGTTGTTGTCTAATGAGTAGTAAAGAAGAAAGTTGTCTAACATTAGCCTCGGGTTTTTCCTTTGACTATGGTAATCTGTATGGAGCTGGTAAAGTAACTGCCAGTGATGTTGAAGAGTTAGCAGAAAAGCTGGCTGCTGCACAAAAGGCTGTTGAAACCATGCGGGCAACAGGCGAAGTTCGAGGACATTTGTCCAAAGACGGCACGCCGGAAAGAGTGTTATTTACCCAACTGCCTTATGTGGCTGAAGGTAACCTGAACTCTCCAGCATCCATTGCCAGGTTAAAGGAATTTGGCAGTTCTCTAAAAAACACAGTGGATGCTGTAGTGACCTTTGGTATTGGCGGCTCTTACTTAGGGAATAAGGTCTTATTTGATGTTCATTGTGGTGAGTTCTGGAATGCAAAAAGTGTGAAGGAACGCAATGGCTATCCGAAGCTATACTTTAATGGTAATAACATTGATGCGAGACGAACTGCAGATATGGTAGAGCATCTGATCGCAGAAGCCCGTCTGAAAGCTGTTCATGGTCAGCCTAATTCCTATAAAGTCGTCTTAGTGGTGATTTCAAAATCCGGCGGCACCCTAGATACCATGTCGACTTTCATGGTGATGTATGATGCTTTAAAACAACAAGAGCCATTGCTGAATATTGAAGTGGTAGCGGTAACCGATCCTGCGAAAGGTGAGAAGGCTACTTTATTGGGAAAATTAGCCGAGGAGCAAGGCTGGCCGACCTTTAGCGTTCCAGATGGCGTGGGCGGCAGATTTAGTATTTTCTCGGAAGTTGGTTTAGTCACTGCTGCCTGCATTGGCATGGATATTGACGCGTTCTTGGCTGGCGCACAAGCCATGGATCAGGCATGTCAGACTTCTGATATATACAAAAATCCGGCGAAATTAAATGCAGCCTTAAAGTTTATTGCTGCCGAAAAATACGGGCGGGACATTGAAGTGTTTATGCCTTATGCAGATTATTTAAAATCAGTAGCAGAATGGTATGTACAGCTGTTAGCTGAATCCTTAGGCAAACGTACCAGCCGTGAAGGAGCGGAAGTATTTTATGGCCGGACTCCAATTGTAGCTGTTGGAACAACGGATATGCATGCCCAGACACAGCAGCATCAGGATGGTAAGAAAGATAAGGTGGTTCAGTTTGTTAAGGTGGTTAAGTGGGAGCAGGATGCTGTGATTCCCGATGTTTTCCCTGCAGTCTCCAAGCTTTCTGAAATATCTTCTATCTATTTGAGCCAGGCTTTGGACGTAGCACGAGAGGCCAACGCAGAGGCACTAATCAATGACGAACGCTTTAATGCCACATTGATACTGCCTTCCTTAAATGCCTATCATTTAGGAGAATTGTTATATATGCTGGCATTGTCTGTTGCTTATGAAGGTGAATTGGCGAATGTTGATGCTTTTGATCAACCGGGGGTGGAAGCATATAAACGCCTAATGGGGCCTAGATTAAAGGCCTTAAAAAAATAAAGAAGATATTTCCAAAAAAATCCTGTTACTTGTAACAGGATTTTTACTATTTTTGGAGAATTTTATTACTGAAAGGTAGGCGGTAGCTATGGCGATTAAGATAGTGATTGCAGATGATCATGCCCTATTACGGCAAGGGATAATAAACGTGCTGAAATTAGAAGATGATTTTCAAGTAATTGGAGAAGCCTGTGATGGGGCAGAAACCGTAGAAAAAGCCATTGCTTTAACTCCGGATATCCTTTTGCTGGATATAAATATGCCCCGTATGAATGGTTTGGATGTTATAAAAAAAATTAATGAGCAGGAAAAAGCAATTAAAATCATTGTTTTAACTATGCATGATGACGAAAGCTATGTAATGGAAGTCATAAAATCCGGTGCTGTCGGGTATCTGTTAAAGGATATTGAACCGGGTATGTTAGTTACAGCCATTCGTACGGTATACGCTGGCGAATCATATATTTATCCAACCTTGGCAAAACGGATCTTTAATGAGTTTAGCCGTACGCAGCAGGAGAAGGAAAAAGAGAAGGTTAGTGAAGTTGTCAGGACAATCAGCCGTAGAGAAGAAGGCTTAACCTATAGGGAATACGAGGTGTTGCAAGGGGTATGCCGGGGACTGAGTAACCAGGAACTTG
Proteins encoded in this window:
- a CDS encoding response regulator, whose translation is MAIKIVIADDHALLRQGIINVLKLEDDFQVIGEACDGAETVEKAIALTPDILLLDINMPRMNGLDVIKKINEQEKAIKIIVLTMHDDESYVMEVIKSGAVGYLLKDIEPGMLVTAIRTVYAGESYIYPTLAKRIFNEFSRTQQEKEKEKVSEVVRTISRREEGLTYREYEVLQGVCRGLSNQELAKSLFLSEKTVKNHLTNIFRKISVNDRTQAVLYAIKHKLVILE
- a CDS encoding glucose-6-phosphate isomerase, translating into MSSKEESCLTLASGFSFDYGNLYGAGKVTASDVEELAEKLAAAQKAVETMRATGEVRGHLSKDGTPERVLFTQLPYVAEGNLNSPASIARLKEFGSSLKNTVDAVVTFGIGGSYLGNKVLFDVHCGEFWNAKSVKERNGYPKLYFNGNNIDARRTADMVEHLIAEARLKAVHGQPNSYKVVLVVISKSGGTLDTMSTFMVMYDALKQQEPLLNIEVVAVTDPAKGEKATLLGKLAEEQGWPTFSVPDGVGGRFSIFSEVGLVTAACIGMDIDAFLAGAQAMDQACQTSDIYKNPAKLNAALKFIAAEKYGRDIEVFMPYADYLKSVAEWYVQLLAESLGKRTSREGAEVFYGRTPIVAVGTTDMHAQTQQHQDGKKDKVVQFVKVVKWEQDAVIPDVFPAVSKLSEISSIYLSQALDVAREANAEALINDERFNATLILPSLNAYHLGELLYMLALSVAYEGELANVDAFDQPGVEAYKRLMGPRLKALKK